The genomic interval gtcgggctctctgctgacagctcggagcctggagcctgtttcggattctgtgtctccctctctctgaccctcccccattcatgctctgtctctctctgtctcaaaaataaataaacattaaaaaaaaattttttttaatatttttaaaaaatatctttaaagtttactcattcattcgttcattcattcattttttaagtaatctctatgccaaacatggggctcgaactcaggaccccgagatcaagagtcatgctcttctgactgagccagccaggtgcccctatttttcctttttctttaaaaaattattattattattattttaatggacaatttattcattcaacatgttGACTGCCAGGCTCAGCAGCAACTTTCGGAGGTGACAAGGCAGTTGTTCAGTGAAGAGTTTTCAAATAGAAGATactcttgggtgcctgggtggctcagtcgttaagcatctgagtttggcttaggtcatgatctcacagtcggtgagttcgagtcccacatcgggtaaGCTTTGGGTAAAGAGAAAGCAGGGtgaagccctgctttgggtaaaaacAGGACCTctaggtgagccctgcttctctttctctctctctctctctctctgcccctggctaacttgcgccctctctctcaaaaaaaaaaaaaagtagatactCTTAAGGAGTGCCTTGGGTGgctggttggttaagtgtccaactcctgatttcagttcagatattgatcgcagggtcatgagttcaagttccacaccacagggagcctacttaaaaaatatgcacataaGAGGAGTTGAGCCTGAGAATGGATgggaaaatgaggaataaaattgcagtttctaaacttttttttggtaaagatttatttacttacttacttacttacttaagtaatctctacaaccaatggAGGGCTTTaattcatgaccctgacatcGAGGGTCACATGTCctaccaactgacccagccaggcacaaacttttttttttacatgtgtatttatttgatttttttaaacgtttgtttatttttgtgagacagagacagagcacgagcaggggaggagcagagggagagggagacacagaatctgaagcaggctccaggctctgtgtgggactcgaactcaagagctatgagatcatgacctgagttgaagttggacacttaaccgactgagccacccaggcgcccctatttatttttagagagagagagtatgtgcacacGAGCTGCAGAGGagtagagagaatcttaagcaggatccacactgacagcaaagaggGTCATCTCGATctcatggggctcgatctcatgaacagtgagatcatgacctgagcctaaatcaaaagtcgggtgcttagccaactgagccacccaggcgacccggCTCCTCTAAACCTTTGATCTGGGTTAAGAGGTGGGGGTATGAGTAGGTAAaatgttttggattctgtgtctccctctctctctctgcccctcccccgcttgcattttctctctcactcaaaagtaaacaaatcttaaaaaaaaaaaagtaggagcgACAGCGACGCAAGATGGCAGCCACCACGGGCTCGGGAGTAAAAGTCCGTCGCAATTTTCGATTGTTGGAAGAACTGGAaggaggccagaaaggagtaggaGATGGCACAGTTAGCTGGGTCTAGAAGATGATGAAGACATGACACTTACAAGATGGACAGGGATGAGAATTGGGCCTCCAAGAACAATTTATGAAAACTGAATATACAGCCTTAAAATAGAATGGGGACCTAAATGCCCAGAAGCACCCCCCCTTTGTAAGATTTGtaacaaaaattaatatgaatgGAGTTAATAGTTCTAATGGAGTGGTGGACCCAAGAGCCGTATCAGTGCCAGCAAAATGGCAGAATTCATATAGCATCAAAGTCGTCCTGCAAGAGCTCCGGCGCCTAACGACGTCTAAAGAAAACATGAAACTCCCTCGGCCGCCCGAAGGACAGTGTTacggcaattaaaaagaaaaaccacaggccctcccctacccccctccCATTCGATTTAAGCAGTCTTCATTTTCCACGGTAGTAAATTTTCTAGATACGTCTTGTAGACCTCAAAGTACTGGAAAGGAAGCTCCCATTCAAAGGCAATTTATCTTAAGATACTGTAAACGACACtaatttttttgtccatttaaaatatataagttgtGCTATAAGGAATCATCCTGTCAAGTGTAACCACTGTCCACATAGTTGAACTTCTGGTTCCCGTCATAAATTGGTTCCCATCATAACTGGTGGGGCACATCTAACTCAACTGTGAAAAGACACATCACACAATCACCTTGCTGCTGATTACATGGCCTGgggtctctgcctcctccccttctcctccccctgcctccctgcctgcctgcctgcctgcctgcctccctccctccctccctccctccctccctgcaacaGCCCTCCAGCTTGGGGTGGCTTGCTAGATAGAGTAGGTGTGAAGGTTTCAGGTCACAGCCTGTGGGACTACTGCTGGGTGCGTGGGGGTGCTCCAGCTGCACCCCtgctttttttaagtcttaaatgatgcccccccccccccagccattgTCCCTTCTTCACTTTCCACCACCACCCGTGGCCGAAGCATAGATTGTAAccccccctgctcccctctgACATTGGCCTTTGGTGAGGAATTCAGGGCTCTCCCCGTATCTTCTCCCCCACCTTAGTCGAGGGGTgctgctttttccttcctcctcctcaactCCCTTTTTGTACCATCACCACCCAACACTTTCCAGAATACTTCCTTGCTTTGGCCAGAAGCCATCAGGTAAGGTTGGAAAGAGTCTCTGACTTCCCTCATTTAGTTTTGGAACCACATTTACTCTCCACCAGCCTGGGAATGAATATTGGGTCCTCAGCCCTGCCACCCTCTGCTGTCATCGTCAGCTGATGCGTGCGGTTTTTTAGCTCAGGTTTTGATAAAGTGAAAAGAACAGTCACCAGGGGTACTCACACCTGCCAGCTCTCAAAGTTCTTGGTGGTTAAACTTGGAGAAAGGCCGCAGAAGACACTGGTAAGCACACACGATCCCTctgaatgaattttcttttcctgcaattgcttttgcttttaaaaattgaagaagttTTACACAGGGTTCTCATGCGGGCATCTTGCAATCCGTTTGGGTCTAGTTTGGAATGTGGCAACTGGAACAAAAAGAACCTTGAATTCGGTGCATACTTTGGTTTTGGTGCTGCTGTTTCTCACGGTCCTCAGCAGGGATTAAAAAAGAACTCGGTGTGCACAGCAGATCCCCGAAATTGGCGGGCTTGACTTCCTGGCAAATTGCTGCgtttttccacttttctgttcAGGACCACTAAATGCTGAGATGTGGATGCATACCGAAATAAGAGCGATTCActgtgttcaaaaaaaaaaaaaaaaaaagtaaacacatcaTACTGTTAAGGTAGcttgaaatggagaaaacaatTCAGAGTTATTGCACATCCAGAACCCAAGAAGAAGGCAATTAAAGAGGTGTCTGACCCTGGGAATAACATTGATTCAATCAAGAGTGACTAgcataataggaaaaaatagtcTACCTCTCAGATGAGTAGTAGTGAAACAATATAAATTAATGGAATGAAGTTAGGTATATTTGAGAAAATGAGTGATTTTCATAGGATAATGGTTGATGGCACAGAGTATCAAGCaggcttttttttgttgttgtagagATAACAGCTGATTCTATACTTTATATGGAAACTCACAGGACTTAGAAAGGCTAACCCAATCTCAGAGAAGACCAAATCTGGAGGGCTTCCTCTGATTTCGAGACTAAGCCAAGTGAGACAGAGTGGCCTTGGTGTAAGGATAGCTAAGTAGATCAACAACTAGATattccctgagtttgagccctgcaccggactctgtgctgacagagcagagcctgcctgggattctctcctctctctctgcccctcccctgctgatgctgtctctctctcaaaataaataaacattaaaaaagaaaaaaaattaacaagactGACAATACTGAATGTTGTGAGAGTGTAAAGCAACTGATGCTCTCCTACACTGCTGGTGGAGTATAGAATGGAACAGCCATTCTGCAAAACTGGCAGTTCTTACAAAAACATAATCTAGGACCCAGCAAGTCCACTCCCATGTATATAGTGAAACGGGTTCAcagaaagacttgtacacaagaGTAAATGTAAATGGCAGCTTCCTTGCCTAACTgtctccaaactggaaacaacccagatgtccatcagcaGGAGAATAAACTGCGATGTACTTAGAAGTCAAATATTAcctagtaattaaaaaaacaattgatACACAAAACAGCATGGATGGTTCTCAAGAACGTTATGCTGAGTGAGAGATATAAGACATAAAAGAGTacaagatgttttttaaaaaattgttgacgttcatttttgagagagagacagaatgtgagcagggagagagaaagagggagacacagaatccaaagaaggctccaggctttgagctgtcagcacagagcccgatgcggggctcagggcttgaacccagggcttgaacccatggggcttggggctcgaacctgtgaacgacgagccatgagatcatgacctgaggcaaagtcagacaccgactaagccacccaggcgccctctaacATGAATTTCAAGAATAGGTAAAACTAACCTATGTGATAGAAATCAGGATAGGAATCCCCTGTTTTCTTTTACCTGAGAGAAGCTCTCTGGagtgctggaaatgttctatctTTGAACTGGTGGTGGTTACATaggctttgcttttaaaatatctgcattttgctgtatataaactatacatactttcaataaagaaaataggaaaaactgaaactatagattatttggaaatttttaagaaaaaaaaccccacttcgTATGAAACTCTATTGGACACAGTTAAAGCCATACTCAGAGGAAAATGTATAGTCATTAATATTTTgcttaccggggcgcctgggtggctcagtcagttgagcgtccaacttctcctcaggtcatgatctctgggttcacaagtttgagccccgcatccggctctgtgctgacagctcagagcctggagcttgcttcagattctgcttcagattctgtgtttccctctctctcttcccctcccccactcctgctctgtctctgtctctgaaaaataaataaacattaatattttggttaccaaaaaatactaaaaataaactatttaattCAATAAACTATTAAACTAATAAGGTAAAAATAGTGTTAATAAAGAGGAAAGTCGAaattaaagaagtagaaaataaaacagtagaaGAATGAGTAAAACAAAATGGTATTTCTTTGAAGATAGGAATAAAATAGAGCAAGGAATAGGTTTAGCAAATACCTGGGCGCCATCAGTGGTTCCTGTGATTTTTGTCTTGAAACTTTGGTGCTGTCCTGTGGGATTTGCTGCCgttcattcatttactaaattaaaaaaaaacaatctgttggggcctgggtggctcagtcagttggatgtctgactcttggtttccgctccagtcatgatctcttggttcgtgggccCCAGCTCCCGGGACGGGTCTGCGTTCggagtgcggagcctgtttgggataatctctttctctcttcctctgcctctgcctctacccccctcccccaacttgcgctatctcaaacaaataaacatttaaaaaaatctgtttcataATCTGGCAAGAGAGACCAAGTTTAAGAGCCACGATTTCACCTGCTATTTGTCTGGCAGACAGCAGGTGCCTGGCCATCTACACGCATGAGCTCATTTCAGGTGCACGATGGCTCCTGCAAGGTAGGTAATGCCCTCCTCTTGGAGACGAAGTTACTCCAGGCTGGCCGCTCCGATGTGGCTGTGCATTCAGGGCTGACCCTGGACTCTCCAGATCAAGAATGTAGGGAATCAGAGGGGACGGAGTCTCCTCCGCAGGTGCCAGTGGGCTGTGGGTGTCGCGAGCGGAGGCCCGAGGCGCCGTCCCGTTAGGCCTGCAGGGTGGAGCGGGCAGGTGCAGGCCCTGAGGCGGGCGGGAGAGCGTGGGCTGTAACTTGcagccccgggggcggggggaggggtaaggggggcagccaggtgcccccggccGGGGCCCCGGCCGCGGGTGCAGCGCCCCCTGGGCGGGTCGGTTGGTTGGCGGACGGAGACGCGCGCGGGGCGGCACGGGGACGCGCGGGGCGGCGGGGACGCGCGGGCGGCGAGGCCTGCGCGCCTGGCTGCGGGAGCCATGCGGCGGGCGAGAAGCGGCGCGGCCGCCAAGCCACGCGTGCAGAAGCGGCCGGGAGCCTCCGGGGCCCCCGCGGCCGCCCCCTCGGCCCCCAGCGCCAGCCGCTCCCGGCGCTCCACGGGCCAGGCCGGGGGCGAGAGCAGGGCGGCGGCGAGGCAGCCGTCGGCGAAGCGGCGGCCGACGCAGTCGTCGCCGCGGGCCCAGGAGGCGGGCCCCGGGCAGCCGCCGCCGGAGCTGCCTctgctcccgccgccgccgccgccgccgccgccgccgccgccgccgccgcccccccccgccTCGCCCGCTGCCTCGCTGCCCGACCTGGGCGACCAGCGGGAGCGCTGGGAGACGTTCCAGAAGCGACACAGACTCACCTTCGAGGGCGCCGCCAAGCTGCTGCTGGACACCTTGTGAGTGCGGCCGGGGCCGGGCGCGGGACCCGGCGCCACGCGGACGCCCTCAGCGCGAGAGCGGCTGCCGCGCGGGCCGGGGCAGGTTTTCGGCTCCGCGTCCTTTCCCGCACCGTGACCCCCGCGTTCCCGGGTGCTAGCACCGGGCGCGTCTCTAAGTGGCACGGCCGCGAGGCTTGGCTCGGGGCCGGCGTGCGGCCCTTGACGGGGCACTGCGTCCCGGAGCGTGAGAAGAGCCGCGCCGCGTCCTGGGACACAAAGGGTCTTTCCCGGGGACAGCCATCGTGCTCGGGACGTTGTCCCTCGTCTGGGCGCGCCGAGGGTGCGGGGGCCTTTCCCAGCGAGGAGACGATACAGCCCACGACTTTGTGCTCCTACCCGGGTCGCTTTTTATATTTGCGCACGTGTTTttggagagaggggggcagggagaggccggCGGGTGGGCAGAAAAGCTGGAATAGTTTGGAACCAACCGGGAGGCGAGATCCCGTTATTGTTCCCGGCGCTCCCTGGGAGGGAGCggagtgcgggggagggggtaTTGATCCCGAGAGAAGCGCGCGCGAAGAGATGCTCGGCATCCGGGACGGCTTCGCGGGTACCTAAGCGGAGGGAGGGGGGCCTCGATGCCCCTGGGTGGCCCGCTCTCCTTCGCGCTCCCCCAGCGTTGCTCCAGCGGGAGAAGAACCCCCAGGACCTGAGACGGATGGGGCCAGGGGAGGATTTCAGAGTGTCCGCGGTGTTAGAAACCAGCTATGAACTCCGGCAGCGGCTGCCGGAGCATCTGGATCCCTGCCCCGTAGGACAGTTGTGCTGCGGAGAAATATTTTAGCACCCTGATAATCTAGCTCCGTGTCCGTGATTTTATGAATTACGAAGAGCAGTCAAAACCACAGGAAAAACCAGGCCGACCTAACAATTGCATAACAACCCGAGGGTTACGCCTTTTCCTGAtcaaaaaatgttcttttgtcCTTAATCCAGAAGAAAGTGGTTAGGGTGCGTCATCTCGGAGGTGAAATATTTGGTTACCTGTGTGCTTCACTTTCTGATTTATCGTCTTGGACTGCAGGCtgaacagttttttgttttttgtttttttttacattcgtcattaaacatttttgagcCCCTATGATGTGCTGCCCATTGCTAGGTGTAAGGGCTATAAAGACCCCATGAAATGTAAAACTCACACTTGTagtaaatttttactttaaaacaaacttGATAAGTGgtcaagaaaatgattttaaaatgctaacagACAAGGGAgctcgttttgttttgtttttacctgtcAGATTGGTTTGAGTGCGgacactcattttaaaaaaccaaaactcacTAAATTAACTTACATGCAAAAACAATGCATAACTCCGCACTgttttgtgaaaatattattGTATAGAAAGAAGTCTGCAGGAATCTATTGCATATAGTTAACTGTGGATCGCTCCGGGTGTTAAGATTATAGgaggctttcttttttaacattatcaAATgttgtaatgttttaattttttttttttttacaatgagcGTTATTTGTATGTGCAGGAAAGATTTTAAATACAAGTTCACTGATTCAACCTGTAAAGAAACGTggaataaccaaaaaaaaaaaaaaaatgcaaaataaaactgcaTGTTGTTTTTTCCAGTAATTATTCCTCGAGCAGGGACAGTGAAAGGTTTTCTCATTGCTGAGAAGTGTTCAGCCCTTTTGGAGTGCAATTTGATGTTACTTATCAAGCTTAATAAAGTTCAGTTAAGGGCCTGGCTtacatatgttttaaaaggattaaaatagCATgtcatatggggcgcctgggtaactcagttggttaagtgtccgactcttggtttcagctcaggtcatgatctcatggttggtgggttcaagccccacatggggctctgctctcacagtatggagcctgctcagaattctctctctcactgtctctctgcccttccctcgctcgtgtgctctctgtctctcaaaataaataaataaacttaaaaagaatgtaatgtGTACGTATAGCTCTGTAAAGAGTCCTGTATATGCAAGATACTGGTGGGGAGTGTAGCAAACATTCCAGAATTCTTCTCAGAAGAAGCCTTTTCCCAACTACCAGATTCAGGTccccttgttttactttttcctagCGGCTTGTACTACCACAGTCCCTTAAATACTACTTGGGTCATTTCTTTGATGGCTGCCTATGGTTGCCAGGGCCAGGAGCCTTGTCTGCTGTATCTCACTGTTCTCTCCCGGGTGTCtagctcatttaaaaattaaaattaaaaaatccaggtAAGTCTTCGACATGTAAATACACATGTTTGAGTGGGTGGGATCAGGATCCTCTACCCAAGTCCCATGGTGCatatttttggaatgttttatttttgcgaCCTAATAGAatataagaaattttttaaacgAGAGGTCATCGAAAAGACCTTTATAAAAGGCCTTTCTTTTATAGCATTGCCAGTACCTCCTCAAGAGAAGACTTTTGTCCCATCCTGCTTCCTTGTTccaacaaggagagagagagagagagagagagaaagcgtgagctgTGCAACAAGGTCCTGCCTGACTGTCCAGAACTCCttatctttctgattttttgtttccCGTAGCGAATACCAGGGCCTGGTGAAACACACCGGAGGCTGCCACTGTGGGGCGGTTCGTTTTGAAGTTTGGGCCTCGGCGGACTTGCACATCTTTGACTGCAAGTGAGTTTTCTCTTCCCGAGTTGCTGGCGGGGACTTGAGAGTTAAAACATCACCTGGGGAGTCAGGGTACCGGGGAGACAGCGTTGGCCACCAGCTCATCGCTGTTGGCCTCGGGTGATGGGTACGTAAGggttccttctatttttttttcccttttgtatatACTAGATGTTTTcggtaatatatttttttttaaacatggggGGAAGCTAAAAATAACCGAGCCTGCtctgtgagaaagagagagagagagagcgagcacacaagcGAGCTCACTCCTACAGTACATTCCCCGGGTGACACAGAGCAGGGCCCTCCAGGCTTATGCCTCCCAGCATCACCCCTCAGACTGTACCGGTGGAGGGTTGACACAGAGCAGTTAGCTGGAGGCAGGTCAGGCTGGGCACGGAATGACAAGCCTTGGTTGGGCACAGTCCTCACAGGAGTCTAGAGGTGGGGGTAAGCGGGGGGATACGAGTGGAGGCTGTGCACACCTGGAAGCTTCCATGCTCCAGGCCCTCGGGCTCTGTTCTGGATGAGGCAGATGGTCCCAGCAGGATTCACGGAGGGCCCGCTTCTAGCACCTTCCCAGGCCAGTTGTCATAAAACAAAGGCACGACAGGCTGTGGCTTCTGAACCCATAGTTAGCAGGCAACTAGTTGTTCAACGGGGTCCGGTCCTTTTTTGCCCCCTCGACGGTGCAGTCCCTGAATCACATAGGGATGATACATAAACACCACGGAATTACTCGCATGGAGAACCGACCAGGCTGCTAGCGGTAGAGTCCAGATTGGAGAAGCAGCACCGTGGGGACAGTCTGTTAGAGGATTCTATATGAAATCCGACCTTTTTCTCAAAGGCGGACGGAAAAGGGGGATTTAGATTTGATTCCGAAGATGGTCATTCCGAGGATTCATCCGACTCGGAGGCCAGGCTTTCTGTGatgtacagatgaggaagcaggaaACCCAAACCGCCTCGTCCACTTTAGGTGTGGGGATCCCGGAGGCATAAGATGGTACCCATGCCTGACgtttgttttctaagtttttctAGAATCCAACAGTTCCCTTCACTGTaatagggtgtgtgtgggggggggggtgtcggggGGGGGTAGGCAGCAGGAATGTGGTCTTGACGGTCCGGTTTTCCGAGGGGTATGCAGCTTTGACCGCTGAGCCGAGACCCCCGGTGGCCCGTCCATCTGTGTGAGCTCTCCTTTCCCTGAACGGTGCTGACAGGGGCTTCACCTCTGGGGACAtactggtggggggtggggggtgctggttTCACAATCTGggaactgctctttttttttgtagctgCAGCATTtgcaagaagaaacagaatagacACTTCATTGTCCCAGCTTCTCGCTTCAAGCTCCTGAAGGTTAGTGCTAAGAGCAGGTGGGAGGAGCCCCTGACTCCCGGCGGGTCCCCTGTGGAGTGCGAGACTCGGGGAGCACAGCAGGACCTCTTCAGGGGGCC from Panthera leo isolate Ple1 chromosome E1, P.leo_Ple1_pat1.1, whole genome shotgun sequence carries:
- the CENPV gene encoding centromere protein V, which produces MRRARSGAAAKPRVQKRPGASGAPAAAPSAPSASRSRRSTGQAGGESRAAARQPSAKRRPTQSSPRAQEAGPGQPPPELPLLPPPPPPPPPPPPPPPPPASPAASLPDLGDQRERWETFQKRHRLTFEGAAKLLLDTFEYQGLVKHTGGCHCGAVRFEVWASADLHIFDCNCSICKKKQNRHFIVPASRFKLLKGAESITTYTFNTHKAQHTFCKRCGVQSFYTPRSNPGGFGIAPHCLDEGTVRSVVIEEFNGTDWEKAMKEHKTIKNMSKE